One Oryzias latipes chromosome 21, ASM223467v1 genomic window, CATCCTCTTTTTGCCTCTTACCTTTTTTGCTTTGTTgcacagagggaggaggagtGGCCACCTTCATCGCCAAGCCATAAGCTCCTCTGAATGAGTGGCTGTCCCGGATGACAAAAGCTCCAGGCTCTCTGTCTTTCAGCAGGCTGATAGCTGTAAAATTAGACAAACTTAACTTATTACAATGAAACACCTACTGAGCAGAAAAAGAGACTTTAGCAAACTGAAAAATACTGCAGATATTGCACCATTACCAAGACAGCCATGGCATTAGCCTAAAACTTTAGGACCAAATAGTCCAAAAAGATTAAAGTGGAATTATCCTCGGCTTCAGCTTCTGTTTAGTTTGTTTCTCAGTGCTATCAATAATCATTATGAAACAATCAACCAGATTGCATCAACATAATCTCAGAGATGAGATGAAGAAACACTTCAGGTTTTAAAACTGTCTAAAAGGAAACCATCTTACAGCAAAGATTGAGATTTTCTAGACAGAAAAGTGACAATAGCGTTCAGAAAAACAAGGTCTGTCTACATTTGACTGAAAAAGGTTCTATAGGCTAAAATGATTGTTCATatttaaatttatatatatatatatatatatatatatatatatatatatatatatatatatatatatatatatatatatatatatatatatgtgtgtgtatatacataCAGTATATACATATTTGACTTAAATATGAAAGATCTTTTTTCCCTGACTCATTAGAAGTTTAACCAAACTTCAAACACACTTTTTATTTACTCAAAATTCCTAACTTTTTCCTTTGTGACAGTTAAGGCAACGAAGATAGATGAGGCCAGCAATGCAGATAGATCAAAATTCCTAACATATGGTGTGGTTTTCACTGTGGTACTGCCCTGCACCAAGTATAAACTATGCCTCTGATGTCATTGCAATTGAGCATGTGAAATTATTTAACATGACACAATCCAACATAATGCCATGGCAAAAAGCACATGAGGCAACCAGTTGAAGTGGATattcaataaaatacatttgtatgTTGCTACTGTAAATCTTACAAAATGTAGTACTAGCAAAAGTAAAATGACTGGTTAAAACTGCACCAAGTTTGTTGTCAAGGACACCGACATTTTAAATACCACGAAGACAAAACAAGGTGGCAAAATAAGTTGGACAAGTCGGACATGTGTTATTTTGATGACAGTTCTAGCTGTTTCACTGACCTCATTGTCAAGAAAGGGAGAAGTCTTAAAGCGGCTCACCCTGTTCCCTGGAGATCTCCGGCTTGTACCAGAACTTGGATGTGTCTTGGACAAACTTAACGTTGAGCCGATTCTCTAGGCTTCCGtctgcataaaaatgaaaagctgtCATCAAAAATCTGTGACTGATTCCTTTATGTTTTGTTATAAACAGTTTCTGGAACAAACATCAAGGTCTTCCGAAGACCACCTACAggtgaaagatttgaaaacactAAATAATGCTACTTATTATGCTATTCAATTTCGTGTCAGTCAAGTTGGGTGAAACTGTATCTGCTCGAAAGTAtgattaaaaagttaaaatgcaaactttttggTAATTCTTCCAGTTTTATAGAACAAAATACAAAGTTCTGGAATTTTGATCCTCAAAAACATTAATATCCTTACCGGGAATATTGAACTTTGAGAAGTCAGAAAGTGTATGAAAGTAGCCTGGAGTGCTTCCTCCACTCATGGGAGACATTATCTTCCCGTTTATGGTGCCATAAGAAAGTGCTCCATTTGGTCGGTCACCACTGGACATCCGCCTCTTCTCTGGGAGTTGGGGTTGGGTGGCTGGGGCTGGGCTCCCTTGTCGAAAACCACCTATCCCAATTATCCCACCATCCTGGTAGTTTGCAGGTGAGATGGGGAAAGAGGGAGTAGGTGGTCCTTGGTAGCCGGAGGAGCTACTCTGTCTTGACAGGTTCCCATGCCTTTCATCTGGTGTGGTGTAGCCACTATGGATAGGGTGCCGATCCAAACTGGGACTTCTCTGGGACATCTgtgaaacagatggatgacggccCAGCACTGGACTTCCTTGTGGATTTGTGATGGAAGGCTGTCTGCTCAGAACGGGACTGGTCTGAATAGGCTGACCCAAGGAGGGCTGCCTGCTGAGGACTGGGCTGTGAGGAGACATCTGTCCCAAAGAACCTTGTCTACTGAGAACAGGACTGGCCTGGGCGCCCTGAGATAGACGATGACCAAGAACTGGACTACCACCTAGTCCTGCAACACCCACCTCAAACCCGTTGGCAGGCGATTTTTGAGCCAACCATATCGAGCCATCTTGTTTAGCACTCAATTGCTGATAAAGACCCTGGTTGGGTGTGGATTGGTGTTCCACAAAGGGGCTTCTGTGGTTTAATAGTGTCTTAGAGGGCTCTGAAACTGACAGCCCAGGGTCAGAAGCCACATAACCCCCCAGTACGCTGTTAGACCCAAGGTAGGACTGTGTTGGGGTAGTGTTGCCCAGGTGGGAGGAGGTTGGAGAGCTAGAATCCAGGTAGGAAGAAGCAGGGGTTGCTGGTGCCTGATAGGATGGAGTGGGAGTGGGAAATGAAATTTCTGTAGCTTGAGACTGAAATCCAGAATCAGTAGTTGGTTGGGAGGAAGTGCTAACATTGCTGTCAACTAAGAGGTGtccactgaaataaaaataagaccaaaagaaacagctgattattctttcctttactgACATTTCACCAAAGAACTGTTGTTAAAGATTTGTCTTTATATAAACTCTTCAaagatgcacatttttttattgtaggtAATAGATCAGATCTAGCTTTGGAATCATAAGTAAGGATGTCAGACATACCCCTGTGAGCACCGGATGGGACTGCTGCTGGACAAAGGTGGGTTCATTGTTTGGTTGCTGGGACTAAGATTTCCCAGCTGACCCTTTGCATCTTCTGGAGGGCTGAGGCTTCGGGGCGACGTGGATGGCTCTCCGCCCGACACTGCCGACCTTGCCACAGACTCTACATAGCTTCTTGGTGCTgcacagtaaaaagaaaaactattattAACTCTACAGTTACAGCAAGtgtaatttatttctttttactcAATGATTCTTGATTGAGAATTTTACAGACAGGGTCTGAAATGAGGATTATACTATGAGAAAAATGGTTTAGTGGCAAAACGATGGGAATAATTTGACGAATATTGGATTTAGTTTTAATAACCAATGTGACTTGACTCCTATATGGACTGTTGCATAAAGGTTAAGATATAGTTAATGGGATGAAGAACCCTAAAACATTGGATGTTGATAAGAACTTCTGGCATTCCAGACCACTCTTACCTTCATCACACTCACTGAATTCACCATCTGAGTGCCATTATTGGAGACacaaaatattgtaaaagaaaaattacaccTGATTACCTGCTTTCTCCATAAGTGTTGATGTCATATGCTTTGAAATAATCTACACTTTGAGAAtactttttcttaaatcaaCTCTAAACAGTCATTTCACACTCGTGTTCCTCAGATGATCTAAGCTAAAACACCATCTTTAGCCAGACTAATTCAGTAAAGTTGTAGGTGTATGATCAAATATTTGAAGTCATCTTTGAAGTCCTTAAAGGTCCTGATCAAAGCAACAATACTTTGATTCAGGATGTGTTCTATGAACCAACCTGAGCCTGTTTGATGAAGTAAGATTTCTGCTGGGTTGTGAGGCTTCAGTCCCAGAGCTGACAAGGGAGTCTTGGCAAGACCAGGAGGTGAGCGAcctaaagaaagagaagaccTTTTTTACTACCCACAATCAAACATCACAGCTATCCTGACAGCTGCTACCTGTTAAAAAGCATAATACAAGACTTCAAAAAAGTCTTTACACACTTTAGTCATTAAATTGTGTTGACGTTCAATCAGACAATAACAGGTATGAAGCTGTCAAGAGTAGATTAGGTTAACACACAAATTGCAACATGATCAGGAAAGCGTGTTCATGCTTCGTACTCTTATGAAGGTTAAAACAAGCATGCAACCATTGATGGTTTCAGCCAGATTCTTCCATGCAAAAAACACGGTGCATGAGAACAAAATGACATCCAAGCAAAGCGGAGCCAAAGTGGATTCATAAGCTCTTCTGGTGGAGAGCTGTAGtactgaatttgttttttacttttctgtatTCATgatttatattctttttttttttcatttaaaaaaattgcataaagAGCTTTAACAGAGACACTTATTATGAACTGCTCTACCAGTCCCTTTCTTGGCTGAACACAATAAGTCATTTAGAAAGGGAAAAACTGGTGGTACAATTATCAAAAGAATAAATTATAGACAGCTAAGAATATTGCAGGGAGAGAAATGCAATCATGAATGACAACAGGAACACAGAGACTAGCAACTGGTAAGATGTTGTGGTAAATGGTAGTTTTTACAGAAATATTGCAAGTTTGCATCACCTTCATTTTTACTGATCAGCCTGTTTTTGTCAGCAAAGGTAAactgatcaattttaaaagaaagtgcCACTCTCCTGTGACTGTCATGCCAAAGCACTGCAGGACTGACAAATGAGGGGTGAAAGGTCACTCAGGGAGAACAAAGGGCTCAGCTCCACATGACTGACAACGTGGGACAGTGGAACTCTGGTACAGGCATTGTGCATCTTCCACTTACCAAAGAATCCCAATCAATTCTTTGAACACAGATGCACCTCCATTGATTATGGGTGGGCTGAGAatgagtttgtgtgtttatcTTTAACTAAAGTAGTGTTAATTTTGTCTTTTAGTTAGGGATTGGTACAGAAACTCTGTGCCAAGTTGGTACTGGTACCACTGTATATGGTACTAGCTGAACAGTATGAAAAAATTTGGTGTATTCTATTCAATTTTGCTGTAAATCTCCAGCTGACCCTCTTAATTCAATTAgattaggttttatttttatagcccaatattactaCACAGTTGTCTAAATGAGGTTTACTAATTTTACAAAACTTAAAATTAGCTATAAACTACAATAGGTGATtgctaaaataaattaaacagactaagctaaactgggcatacctgcccttagaccctctttcccggtaaggaaaaactcctaaaaaaaacagatttcaggaaaaaaaaaaagaagtaaccTCACGGATGGTCACATGAAGTATTGTGGGTGGCCTCCTATAGAATGGGGTACTTGGAGCTTTAGTCAAATTGCCAAAGGCAAAGCGAGCAAAAGTTTGGCCGTAATTCAAACTAAAAGATTCTAATTCAGTGACCTGATGTATAAAAGTGCAGAAatacatgttttctgttttctgttaattgactgtcagaaaaaatgaaatacagcATCTTGCTCAAACTTGAACGCTCTCCTTCTAACGCTGCTAAGTCACACTTAAATATTTttggggggagaaaaaaaaaatcacttcattttttaaacgCCAGTTTGAGGACTGTTTAGGCACCAAAACCATTTCAAAAGTATTGGGTCAGCACCAGCACCTTATAAAATCCaaacggtacccatccctattTTAAGTGCATCTTCTCAGTTGTTAACCTATTGTAGTAAATTGAAAAAACTCATTTGTTAAGTGCTGTGATTTCttcaaaaactgtaaacaaagtGAGGTAGACCTGAAAGGACAAAATGTGTTAAGGCAACACTAAAGGTGACATTTTGATTCCGCTTACTTTGCCCAACGACCCACaaaatttgcattaaaaatatactttgtgtttttgtgattgcctctttggaaaaagattaaagaaaactaaaaagcaaaacttaaaaaaagaaaaagtgagggTTTATGACTGTAAATCAttgtaaaatttttaaaaagactgcTAGGTTTGAATCTTTGATTTCAAAGTTGAACCAGATTTTTTTCACTTAGATAAAATAAGTAGCGTGATAAAAAGATATATACAACCTCCAGCATAAATCACTTCATTATGTAACCAAGCTCCACAGTACCATCTGTCTGTCGGGTGAAAGACTTACACAGATTGAAGTAAGGGGTTTGCGGTGACATGGGAAAGGCAGGGGTTTGGGGAAACACCTCACCACCAACTGTGGGTGTAGGACTGATTTGTCCTCCATCCATTTCTTCAAAGGCCTCCTTGTAGCTGTGCAGATTTCTCTGGAATGGGTGATATTGGGATGAGAATGTAACTCCACAATACACAACAAAGTAAATGAGTGTTTTTATAGCCCGTGTTTATTTTATACCTCCCTTGGTCGTCCACCGGGGTTCATTCCTATGGCATGGACAAACTCAGGAGAGACACATCGAATTGGGGAGCGCATCGGAATATCAGGAGATTTGCCGTCATCAGAATGTCCCTCACTGGTGATGCGACGGCGAGGAAGAGTTGAAGGCTCCTCAAAGGAAGCTGTACGTGCCTGGACACCTGAGATGTTGCATAAATGagtgttaaattaaaaaaaagaagccaggTTGACGGTCCTCAGGTAGCTTAACACCATCACTGTCGGCCTCTGTGGATGCTCACTGTGTGTAGAGGATCACACTTTGCAAAGCATTAGCATGATGCTTTGTGAACTCAAAATTTTGCATTTAACATGCAAGAGGatctttaaataaactttaaactaaaatatgtaataagtctttttaatacataaaatatttatacTTGAAAACTCAACAATAAAAAGTAGATACACTCACTGTAACAGTTTGTTAAAATGCCAATAAATTTAGCTAATCTTGCTAAAGAGCTTCTCAAAAATGcttgaaacacaaaacaaacaacaatggAGTTAAGAAGATTATTATTCATAAGCCAATAAGAGACCAGTGACTGTAACACAGAGCAAGCAAAGCAGGAAAAGCTGGCAAATACATCAAAGCTCAAAAGTGGGACCACCACTTGTTGCCACTCATTATTGTAAAAGAGCATAATTAGAGggagaaaaaaggtgaaaaaagcaCCATTGTATTTTGTATTAATATAAAACAAGCTGAGTCAGTAAATTCTGTGGTGTGTTTGTTCTGAGGCAGTTCAGTTTATCTGTTTCCTCCCCTACAATGTTACACTTGAGGGtgcatcccattttttcttaaataatcaaaaagttgatttattattgtaatttaGATCAAAGAGTTGTGAGTATTCAGAAGACCAATAAACAAGAGCAACATGAAAGGTTGTTGGGTTTAAACCAGAGCTGCCCAGTCCTAGTCATTGAGATCAACCGGCCTGCCTGTTTTCCACTTCCCTTTTGCTTTCTACTGATGAGCTGACTCAAGTCTACATGTCCCCATAGAGCAGACTGCCAAAGAACTCTTGAGGCTGAGAAATCCCGGGAATACTTAAAGCTTAAGCCGACACGATTCTGGAtaagatcattttaaaatctCTGATTGGgtttaaaagagtaaaaaaatattgaaaccaTGCAGAATGCAACAACTGCAATAAATGTCTATAGAGAGGAGTTACTGGCTATAGATGGATAAGGCTGACATTCAAAATTGTCAGGAATTCAGTTTTTTGCCAATAAACAATAAACCACATGGAGTTAAAATGCTTTGATTAAATGCCAAATTAACCATCCcaatttttcattatttctatTCTATGAAACTtgtaaagatttattttcaattaaaagCAATAAATTCTGCATATCTAAGTGAGACTAATGCCATCTGTGAGcattattgattaaaataaagcataaaataCTTCATTGCATGCCAAATACCACTGGGTTTGACAGCTTTGaaaagccccaaaacagaacgcACCCACTGTTGCATCATTGATTAAAAACCAAGAACCAGATGTGGTCAATGCACCCTTTCCTACAGAGTGCTGTCAAACGCTACACTTTGCCTGACTGTAAGCAAAGTGTTTACCACTCAGTATCCCAAAACTCATACTTtaaccccctttttttgttttaagacttttaagaCTTCGTTTATCCTGTTACAATACAGCTGTACTTGAGAAATTATCCTGTGCACGTCTTATTTCTCGATGACAGCAAAAATCACCTAATCAATAGTTGTGTCCAGCCTAGCAGTTTAAAGTCTACTCTAACATCTAATTTTGATAGACTGCTGCATCTTTGCAGAAAGGATATTGCTGTCTGTGGTAGAGGGCCCAGACTGGGCTTTATACAATAACGTCTGGATTGTGGTCACTAACTCTCAGTGGACACATACAGGATCAGTAGCGCTGTCTTTCTTGTGCATTTCACTTTCTCTGTCGGTCTTTGTAAATCTTGAAAagggagcaaatgaaaaaggcAGCTTTGAATGAGGCCAGTGTCCGGGACTCAGTATTGTTCCTGAAGTTTGGCAAAACAGATCTTGTGACATGGTCTCCTGGCAAGGGACAGAGCCTTCTTTGTGCTTCCCTTGTCTCATTCTTGAGAAACTTATCCAATAGGGATTTTTCAGTGCCACATTTAGGGTGACTCTTTTACTTTCAGTAGAAAAAAATTTGCAACTCAGAACAAACACTAATCTCAAGCACATATAAAGAGGATAataagcatgtttttttaatttttgatgaTGCTGCCCTCTGATTAAACATGTCAAACATtagttttatgttaaaaataaaccaaacgtACTGTAGACATACACAATTAATAAATGCACCCCACTGCAATCAAAGGTTAAGCAGAAGCAAAACACGAAACCCTTCGAAAGGATCTGTCCTTTCATTTTTAAGGGTTCCTTCATACAGGATGGGAGAACCAACCCGAGAGGGAGTGAGAACGACGATGATCAGACTGAGCGGAGGTCATGCTTGGGATGGCGCTTTGGGCGCGAGCCGTGTACTCTGGGATGAATGATGAAATAAAGATTAAGATAAAGTAAGAAAAGCAGAGAGATGAAAGCTGgcctaaaaaagaacaaatgtatgcaatgtttatttaaagacccactcatattgtcaaagcgttcctggtgcttttttaattatgattatgccatttttagccaaatcaaaaaactttttgtttactACGGCATAGTTTCTGCTGGGTGGCAGTTgttaattagaaattcgcctctaagTTTTGGGCATGAAACCCTACCCAACATCCCATCACCCTACTGTTTACTTGCTCttcctctagcttacagccactcacacccccaacctaacataaccCATCCAACcaaaatagcgagcaatatcagagctattcaaccttacagttttgaaccagatctCAGCtcgaacgaggaaaacaaagacatgcatggatctatttgtctgaaaattgatgcatcagaatggaatggatcacagagcttgtggcctgcccagaaTATTTTCTACTTAACTGTAGAATACAATcgttttgaacaaagaaatacccggaaaaatgattttaaactttattattttatatatgttctccatcatcagaaaaatgccacaagaacatgttagaaacactaaaaacacttttttttatcagtggGTCTGTAATCCATGTAGAACTGTAGtcgagaggaaaaaaaaggttcaagttTAAGAAGGGTGAGAAGAGATTTAAAATTTTCATAAACTGTGCTCGTCTATCCTTGCAGTTCTCTGCTTGATGTTTTAGCTCACAAGCATTTAGCAGGTTTTGTCAATCAACAACATGTTTTGCACAGTTATTTTAGTCTGATCCCTCTTGCCAAACATGTTGTGACCTCaaataaaagcatgtaagaGATGCAGACTTCTATTGGCCGACATAACTGGTCAAGTTTATTACCAAGATTTGCAGCGAGTACTGGGTTGACAAGCTATGTGTTGGCATGAAAGAAATGAGTGTTTGATCTTACCAGCTACTCTTTGGGCCACCAGACCTTCAACATTGCAGACCTCCTCGGGCTCGCGCTCTCTTAGTTGAGGTGATGTTGAGTCAGAAGTGGGGATTCTTTGGGGTTCAGAGACCTCCAAGGAATGGAGCTGTGTACTTGGAGGGAATGTGCTGATGGATTTTTGCTGAAGAGAACCACTTGTGGAAGGGAAGACCTGTGAGGAAAGAGTGGCTCCAACTGTTTCAGAAGTCAAAggtctgtggacaggtgcaggcTCTGGAGTACTAGGCTTTGTCTGTATCATCTGAGCCAATAGTGACTGGCTGCCTAAGCTGGATGGCTCTGCAGTGTGGGTATGAACGGCAGCATCAGCCTGATAAGAGAGCCTGGCTTGGTTCTGAGAGAAGGAAGGCTGGGTTGTTACTACAAAACTGTTTTCCTTCAATGGAGCACTTTGGGATTTCATCACAGCGGAAAGGCCTGGTTCCAGGTCCAACATAAGAAGGTTGAGGGTTTCAATAGACTGCTCGATTTCTTGCTGGGAGGCACTGTGGCGATGAGGAAACTGTGGCAGGCTGTGGTGGCTGGACATTCCTACAGAAGGAGGTGGACTAAAAGTAAGACCTTCAGTAAGTGGCTCCTCGGGTATTCCAAACTGATGCCAAATATTGAGACCACGCTGGACCGCATCCCTGCTACTTGTAGTGCGGGTGGGAGCCGGTGGCATTGACTTTAGATCTGTGCCAAATGAGTGAGAGCGATACAGACTGCTGTTTTGAAAAGCCATGTAATTGGCAGAGGACGGTGTCGTGTTGTTTTGGTTCAAACTCGTGGATTTGTCCGATTTGACAACGTTGGATTGGGTGAATTCCAGGGGTTTCTCTGGGACGCTGCGCTCCAGGTATGGCAGATGATCCTGGCCGTTGATGACAGGCTCAGATTGGAAGTACAGATCTGCTGGTGTAGCCCGCCCATCCGTGGAGGAAAAAGTTCCCAGGCTGTCCACGCTGTTGCCCTCTTGAGTAGTAGGCAGCTCATCGTCTAAAATGTCGGTTTCTCGGTCGATGCTATTGTTCCCGTTAACATGGACCTGGGCGGGCACAAGGTGGAGCATCCCTCCAGGAGCAGATGTTGGGGTGGACAGGTAAGCCTGTCTGTTCATGGGCCCCTCCAAGCCACTCAGTAGTTGTTCGAGCTCTTTCTTCTCTTGAGGACTTATTGGTTGTTGAACAGGTGTTGGGGGGTGATGGACAGTGGGTAAGTCCTCACCCACAGGAATGTGTGTCTGGCTCACTGTGGAAACCTGAAGAACTGCTTCATCTGTTCGATCAGTTTTGATAGAAGCAGTGGAGTTTCCTGAGTCGCTGCTCACAGACAGTGCGTGGTCCACAGCAGGCAGGGCATGTTCTGCAGCAGTGGACGGAAGGCCGTTCGGTGTGACTGTTCCTTCAAGAGATTCTTTTTTACGAACTTTGGCATACAGGCTTCCGTCCAAAGGTCCTTGGGTATGGATtacttctaaaataaaaaggagagaaaaaggacaaaacttaaaaaaaaaatccaattctgATAAACCTATTAAAcaaaattcatccatccattgctTATCTCCATTCACTCCGTCAAGATTAAAGCATAAGATTAAAGCAGGTAACATAGGGCAAATGTAGGGTACACACTGACTTACTGccatcaaattaaacattttaaatccaaaacaaaagTGGGCAGGAGAAATATGGGTAGGAATAGGCCATGTGAGCACAGGCAAATCAGCTACAGCTAAATTAAACACAAGCTCAAGACTATCTAGAGAACtcgctttaaaaaaaggagtttgCAGTGCCCgaaaaaaatctgcacttctgaagaaaataacaTAAACCTGTGTCTTCTGAACTGCACTGGCAAATCAAACACTACTTAACACTTCTGTGGTATAAATCATTAGTCccataaaagcataaaagaccCCATACATAACAATGGTTATGTGGAACATTACCGTTTTGGGTTTGGGATTTTTAACTGTAATCTGAGACAAAATGCTTCATAGCATTCAAAGAAGGCACATAAACTGTAGGTTCACACACTGTCAtgactaaatgaaaaaaaaaaaaaaaacaggacgcCCCAATCAGAAAAATGTAGTCATCCCTGGAAAATCTGCATCACTGACTGGTAgggaaaaaggcttttcctgCCTAAGAAACCAACTAAAACAGAGTGTACTGAAACTGACAGAAAGAAAGTTTAAACATGTGTTATGTGCATAAGTCATGGGCAAGCAGACACACATTACTTGCATTACCATTAATTTGCAGCTCTTACTCCAAAAACACTAAAGGTGGCTGGATCAACTACAAAAAACATGACGATTCGATACAGACATTTCTACGTAAGCAAAATAAGCAGTAGACTGCCTCATTAAGTAAAAGTTTTCTTATTTACACCCACTTGAAAGAATGAAGACAAAATGCATCCGCTGGTAGTCTGTTCCTTTGATACTGCTCTAATAAACCTCTAAGACAAGCCTCTCACTTACTGTAGGACCAAATCAGCTCTATAGCCCGGACAGAAGCTGCACAAAGGTGCTGTCTGTGCTTACAGATATCTTTATCTTGACTTGAGTGAATACAGGCTTCTGTAATGGAGAACAGTGGGCGTACACGTTAGGTACTGCAATATCTCCAAGGATGACCGAGGGCAACTTGCCAAAGGAATGGGCCACTGTCGCTGTTCCACTCTCAGTGCTGGTAGGTTTCAAAAACAtccaatataaatatatataaatgtcaaatgaaaattgttttgtagATGACATATTGGAAAAATAAGTGCGCTTCGGGATTCCTGTGACCTAAACTGCCTAAAATGACACTTATTGAAATAGAAATGTGTAACTGCAAGAACAAGTCTAGAAAAGCTTTAAATGGTCAATGACTTAGTAGTTGTTGTTTGAGAAGCTCAAAATGAAGTCATCAGGACTCATATATAGACAACACTCAAGTATCAAGAACGTATCACACTGCGCATGCATACCCACTAACACATACATCTAATATAGCAGTCGCACCAATAAACAGACATCCGTCGTGAAAGAAGAGCCTTGTGAACTAACTTCAGCACCTTTTTTATCACCTGCCCTGTGGCCACATGTGACTCCACACTGATTAGGCATACAGCTGAGAGCTCACTAGATAGGAAAACAACACTTCAACAGGCTGCTTTACATCAGGTTCCAGTCTTTTTAGGgacacagcagaaaaaaaaatattaaaactctACCTGTTTGACTAATAGAAGATAGTACGGTCTCAATCTATCCTGGGAGGAACCCTGAAGAGGAACTCCCAGGGCAGCGCCAGGAGGGATTGCAGCAGCGGTTGGGGCGTTGGTTTTGGCGGCTTCCCCTGATCCCTTTCCTCTCCAGAATAGCTTAATGTGTGGCCAGAGAATTGCTGTCCTCCCTGGCTGCTTCAGAGCTCATTCTGGTCTAAAGACATCCCCTGCTATGAGTGTGCATGTGGGATATTTATCACAACAGCCAGGGTTATGTGTAGGTAGGAGGCGGGACCAAAGAAGCCACTGAGTTTCAAAGCACTGTGCTGTTGGGGGGACCAGTAGTCCAGTCTCTTTAATACTCAAGTGCTTCTTTAAAACACATACTACAGAtggtaaa contains:
- the LOC101155555 gene encoding tensin-1 isoform X5 — its product is MPSVSLSLPTALAGPARTWVCLSCMFWPEELEALHSHTFRLKTFKKSKQCSVCKQTIIQDGLICRVCRIVCHKKCEVKVSSPCVPAANYELAPSSDLSLKHADTMGSTKSSKSMESRRRPSRSTSLLQALEETYELDLVYITERIISVSFPGSVEEQSYAVNLREVASMLRSKHGHNYLVFNLSEKRYDINQLNPKVLDFGWPDHHAPALDKICSICKAMDTWLSADSHNVVVIHNKGNRGRTGVVVAAYMHYSNISASADQALDRFAMKRFYEDKVLPVGQPSQKRYVEYFSGLLSGHIKINNKPLFLHHVIMHGIPNFEAKGGCRPFLKIYQAMQPVYTSGIYNVQGDSQTSICITIEPGLLLKGDILLKCYHKRYRNPCRDVIFRVQFHTCAVHDLGLVFGKEELDETYKDERFPEYGKVEFIFSFGPEKIHGQGMDHLENGPSVSVDYNTQDPLIRWDSYENFNQSCEDATEEVIHTQGPLDGSLYAKVRKKESLEGTVTPNGLPSTAAEHALPAVDHALSVSSDSGNSTASIKTDRTDEAVLQVSTVSQTHIPVGEDLPTVHHPPTPVQQPISPQEKKELEQLLSGLEGPMNRQAYLSTPTSAPGGMLHLVPAQVHVNGNNSIDRETDILDDELPTTQEGNSVDSLGTFSSTDGRATPADLYFQSEPVINGQDHLPYLERSVPEKPLEFTQSNVVKSDKSTSLNQNNTTPSSANYMAFQNSSLYRSHSFGTDLKSMPPAPTRTTSSRDAVQRGLNIWHQFGIPEEPLTEGLTFSPPPSVGMSSHHSLPQFPHRHSASQQEIEQSIETLNLLMLDLEPGLSAVMKSQSAPLKENSFVVTTQPSFSQNQARLSYQADAAVHTHTAEPSSLGSQSLLAQMIQTKPSTPEPAPVHRPLTSETVGATLSSQVFPSTSGSLQQKSISTFPPSTQLHSLEVSEPQRIPTSDSTSPQLREREPEEVCNVEGLVAQRVAEYTARAQSAIPSMTSAQSDHRRSHSLSGVQARTASFEEPSTLPRRRITSEGHSDDGKSPDIPMRSPIRCVSPEFVHAIGMNPGGRPRERNLHSYKEAFEEMDGGQISPTPTVGGEVFPQTPAFPMSPQTPYFNLCRSPPGLAKTPLSALGLKPHNPAEILLHQTGSDGEFSECDEAPRSYVESVARSAVSGGEPSTSPRSLSPPEDAKGQLGNLSPSNQTMNPPLSSSSPIRCSQGGHLLVDSNVSTSSQPTTDSGFQSQATEISFPTPTPSYQAPATPASSYLDSSSPTSSHLGNTTPTQSYLGSNSVLGGYVASDPGLSVSEPSKTLLNHRSPFVEHQSTPNQGLYQQLSAKQDGSIWLAQKSPANGFEVGVAGLGGSPVLGHRLSQGAQASPVLSRQGSLGQMSPHSPVLSRQPSLGQPIQTSPVLSRQPSITNPQGSPVLGRHPSVSQMSQRSPSLDRHPIHSGYTTPDERHGNLSRQSSSSGYQGPPTPSFPISPANYQDGGIIGIGGFRQGSPAPATQPQLPEKRRMSSGDRPNGALSYGTINGKIMSPMSGGSTPGYFHTLSDFSKFNIPDGSLENRLNVKFVQDTSKFWYKPEISREQAISLLKDREPGAFVIRDSHSFRGAYGLAMKVATPPPSVQQSKKGDITNELVRHFLIESSPKGVKLKGCPNEPYFGCLSALVYQHAITPLALPCKLIIPATDLIDEVPEDTSTNPMMERLKQGADIFVIPVQRDPADSHACNVLYVNSVEMESLTGPQAVAKAISETLAAAAPPTATIVHFKVSSQGITLTDNQRKLFFRRHYPTNTVTFCDTDPQDRKWNKPEGGVAKLFGFVARKQGSTTDNVTHLFAELEPGQPASAIVNFVSKMIASQKR